In the genome of Sporomusaceae bacterium FL31, one region contains:
- the sspB gene encoding spore protein, with the protein MSRSRKPVNPGAQQALDRLKEETAAEIGLKDYKNTYKGALTSADNGRVGGQMVRKMIQAQESKFTGK; encoded by the coding sequence ATGTCAAGAAGCAGAAAACCTGTTAATCCTGGGGCTCAACAAGCACTCGATCGTCTTAAAGAAGAAACAGCGGCTGAAATTGGCTTGAAGGATTACAAAAACACCTATAAAGGTGCATTGACTTCAGCTGACAATGGTCGTGTAGGTGGACAAATGGTACGCAAAATGATCCAGGCTCAAGAATCAAAGTTTACTGGTAAATAA